In the Oncorhynchus tshawytscha isolate Ot180627B linkage group LG17, Otsh_v2.0, whole genome shotgun sequence genome, one interval contains:
- the LOC112217017 gene encoding small nuclear ribonucleoprotein F — MSLPLNPKPFLNGLTGKPVMVKLKWGMEYKGYLVSVDSYMNMQLANTEEYVDGALAGHLGEVLVRCNNVLYIRGVEEEEEDGEMKE, encoded by the exons ATG aGTTTACCTCTGAACCCTAAACCCTTCCTGAATGGCCTGACAGGCAAGCCGGTGATGGTGAAGCTGAAGTGGGGGATGGAGTACAAGGGCTACCTAGTGTCTGTGGACAGCTACATGAACATGCAG TTGGCGAACACAGAAGAGTATGTAGACGGAGCGTTGGCTGGTCACCTTGGAGAAGTACTTGTTAG GTGCAATAATGTTTTATATattagaggagtggaggaagaagaggaggacggaGAAATGAAAGAATGA